The genomic window tgtgtatgtgtatctgtctgcagctaatctcacatattactggacccatcagcctaatattttttgtgcatatttatgactgtatgctaAAGAACTTCTTGTGGTTGCAGCGAttaagaattttttaaaaaaccttcTATAAAACACAATTCCTTAGGAGCCTATAGTAAAGCTTAGACTTTGTCTTTTCAGCTGTCATTGCCATTTTATGATATGCATTACATCATAGCAAAAGGGATTTCCGGCAATTGGCTAGGCTAAAAGCAAGCCTACCTggtctgttgcaggccacattttggtctttgttgtggctcaaaaactgaaatccatagaaaagtttggtctcatcctGAACCCGAGCATCTACAGATTAATTCTATacctgatatgttatgatccactaaaatTAGGCATGATACAAGATGAATaaaatccctttttttgttaGCTTTGCCaccatcttgactgtaagggaGCCGGGAGGGACAGTTCAGGAGGACTCTTCTTTGTttgggaggagagagggagtgtgCGTGTGAGAGTGTGTTCTAACAAAATTTTCTAATTAAATAACAAAGTGTTCTGAATATTcaacaatgtttaaattgtgAAGTTTGGACTTATCATCATGTTTATTGTTTCCTCAAATTTATACAGTTAGGCGAACCCAAGATGCTCAGTTACAATACCATTACACTATTCtatgcatcttaaagaaaactgagactatGCTATACAAAAAACACTTTGCATGCATCTATATAAGAAAACTTACActatattaaacaaaaaaactttgcaaatcTCTGCTGGTTGCATCTGGCAGTTGTGGTGGCGTTGCAGAAGGTGTTTCACCACCCACATGCCCGCCAGACACACCTGGTGGAAATCTTTactctactgagtgcactcAAACTTCTAGTTTAACTGTGCTTTGTCTTCTTGTATCAATAGCTACCTGAATGACTTGGACCGAATCTCTGATACTGCTTACCTGCCAACCCAGCAGGATGTGCTGAGGGTCAGGGTGCCCACAACAGGTATTATCGAGTACCCCTTTGACCTGGAGAATGTGgtgttcaggtgagtgttttatgttgtttttatgttttatgatgttgtgTCTTGATTGCAGCTGAGAacataaacaatgaaaaagTGCTCTGGCGTAGGGGAGGCCAACATACAAGAGATAAACTCTAATGTCATGCTAGTTTTACATCAcgatattgatttatttatcatGATATGTATTCTGGAAATTCAATTGGTTAATCTAGTGAGCTAAATAGCTAAGAAATCAAGGTATATTGTGGGTCAAAGTAAATTGTAAGCAGATGGTAGTGTTGGTGTTTCAGTCCGTCACTTTGGTCCACACTTAAATATCTACtgactattggatggattgtcatgaaattttctgacattcatgttgcccagaggatgaattctgATGACTTCGGTGtccccttgacttttcctctagcgctaCCAGGAGATCATATTTTTCACTTatcttgtgaaatatctcaacatcgactagattggcacaaaattttggACAGCCATTcaggttcccagaggatgaatccttgactttggtgatcccctgacttatTCTCTGGTGCCAACCtaaggttcacatttgtggtgtttgtgaaatattaggtccccctcaggatgaattgtaacaGCTTTGATGATCCTTAATGATCCTAACTTTTCATTGGGCGCCATCATCATGTAATTTGTCCAACATGTTGATTTCTGCCAACAtactaaacaaaaaacaagatcaGTAGCCTCAAGTCTGCTTTGTGTTTAGCACTaatgagcaaatgttagcatgctaagatgtatcttagtgtgttagcatgctaaaattaCACACAACAGCATTGTAATTGTGATCGTGTTAGTAtatgagcatattagcatgctgacattagcattcagctcaaagCCCTGTTGTGTTTGCATGGCTGTAATTCTGGGAATTCTGAGTGTCTAGATCCTAGAGCATTAAAGCTTCTCAACTCTTatcaaaaagtattaattacattaatacaGATATTAGagataataatatttatatagtgATTACAGCTCGACCGATACATTGGTCGGCCAATATTATCGGCCGATATTGGCCTATCACAGATGGTATATATCAGTATCAGCGTATATGTTGTCTGATATGCGTCaatttttaaagctgcagtgcaaaatttttgtctcccccttctggcagtgagagtaattacaaaaacactgttgacacatgctgcttacatcataggctcCACTGTTGCCTACTCCAttgctactgttgtggctgtaaaatggtggataaattgttctgagcgtcacaaccccccTCCATTCGGTCCggtaacattttaaaagtctagaagagccgcacgattaaattattttatccccattcaagttagtcGAGAGCTAAATAGAAGTTACTCGGCTCGGCCAACGGAAGTCTCTGGTGCACTTTTactgcccatagagcatgcgcagtaTGTATTCATTCAGCCAGCGCGGGAATGTCATACCAGACACTAGATTTAAAAGCaatgtatactgtgaaataaagagagatttatctggcagtgataggcttaTTCAGCATTGTGTcaactcgtttggcaagggcttgaatgtaatggatattcatttatttgtaaaagtCCCacattgcaggtttaaagttataggcagcattttatgtatgttttatctctttatttaattcaagtttatatatatatatatttatatgtgtgtgtgtgtgtgtctgtgtgtatatatatatatatatatatatatatatacatatgtaaagaatatcagctgatatatcaATATCATAAATTTTCTACTCCCTAATATCAGTATCGGCCCCAACAATCCAGTATCGGTTGGGCTTGAATAGTGATAGTAGACGAGATATCATTTGGATCTTTGGTCATGTAAACTTGTGATAGAGGCTAAATGTCTTTACGTGGTCTTCAAATGCTGCAGCACAGTTAATTAATACAACCATATGAAGTTATTACTCTGCTCTGCTTATTCATCCAGTCCACACTATCAATGATCATtctcaaaaatgtattgtgtgtaaaaaatcTTCCAAAATAGTCATCTTCAAAATATTGAGGGTCACATAAtcaatattgttttttgttttttttaaattgacattatCACCAAAGCCCTAAGTACTATAACTGTCTGTGGATGGGTAATATGATaacttgtttttaatgatgtctTAAACCTGTGGCTGTAGGATGGTGGATGTGGGTGGCCAGCGttcagagaggaggaagtggatTCACTGTTTTGAGAATGTGACCTCCATCATGTTCCTGGTGGCGCTCAGCGAGTACGATCAGGTCCTTGTTGAGTCACCCACCGAGGTGAGAAATAATGTGTAACAATTACAAGCTAATCTCTTCTTATATATCTTTTTAGTTTTTGCACAATAGTCTGCAGATGGGGAAGAAAGGGGCTCATGAAgggatgattaaaaaaaattactggTGGGGACACAAAGAGacatgtttcttttgtttaagGCCAAACCTGTTTGGTGGAGACAATGACCTAGATTTCTGAAACACTAGTctggtttctctctctttctttttctatctttatttCTATCTTTCTCTTTCGGTCACAATGAGAAACTGGATGTTGACCCTCCTCTGTGGCAGTGTGCATAGTACATCTGCAGGGGGAGCTCTTTAGTCACTCTGTTCAGCAGCATAGTGCACCTCTCAGAGGTTTGTTCACCTGATGAGATTACAGCCAATTGAATTTGCTCACACAAACAATCCCTGCTGAAGTACGGCTGTCTAACACTATGTTTGAATTCATATTTCTACCTGTACTGAGAcgtgtgtgtcatgtttttcaAAGAATCGAATGGAGGAAAGCATGGCCTTGTTCCAGACAATCATAACCTCCAAGTGGTTCATACAGTCTGCAGTCATCTTGTTCCTCAACAAGATAGACATTCTGGAGGAGAAAATCATGTATTCACATTTGGTCGACTACTTCCCTGAATATGATGGTGAGAGGAAACTATTTAttctttgtaaaatgttgaaaaattaaACTCATGAGCAATAAAATGCACCCTTCCTTAAGTCAGcacactcaggggttttgctgCTTCAGCCTTACTGGGTCTGGTATAACCAGTGGCTTATgatggctaatgttagcaaacttaacATATTactgtgtaactgacattactgagtcagATGACTGACTTTATAACACTTCTCTACTTGTGCTACTGTTTTGGCATATCACAgataaacatttcagttttatcaCAAAAGTAAAATAGGAAGTAAACACATTGAGACATGTTAGTTGTTTTCTGCTCAGGGTCCCGTTTTACTCAGTCTCTGTCAGGTCGCTTAATGATGATGTTATTTAAACATCTGATGTTAGAAAATCTTGGGAAATGAGAGGAAATTCAATGTGCTATTGTCCTGTAATTATTATGTTGGGCCACAAGTAGCCAAAAGTGACAATTATTGGTAATAGTAAATGCTGAAATGTAGTGTAATAGTGCACAAGTAGTCATCAAACCGACTCTGTAATGTCTGTTATTGAGCAGTATGTAtaaagttagctaacgttagctaacacAGTTAACGTTTTGTTGCTTATGaattaaacttttcatttgtaaaattgggttttttctttgtgttagtGTCACTTTAATGTTCTGAAACAATTTGATTTTAGAGTGCTAGCGTCTTTTATATTGTTGAACTTTTATAAAACTACTAAAAATGACtttcatttattgtttctgCCCTTTGTCTCTTTCCTCCAGGTCCCCAGCAGGATGTCAAAGCAGGGAAAGAGTTCATCTTAAATATGTTTGTGAGTCTCAATCCAGACAAAGTAAGATTAATCTACTACCACTTCACCTGTgccacagacacagaaaacattcGATTTGTCTTCCATGCGGTGAAAGACTACATCTTGCAGGAAAACCTGATGGACTACAACTTGGTTTAAAACTGTGATGGTGCCGCTGTAATTCAATCTACCTTGTACAGCTGGCAGTCAAGAGAGCTCTGCAGTGCTTCAGTTTCCCTCACGCTGCTGCTGAACACTATAATCCAAAACAGGAAATTGAGAAACTACGGAGCTTGTCGCCAAATGACTGTACTACTGATGTATTTCAAATTCTCCTGTTAGGCTCTTTGGAAATGGATTTCTCCAGCTATAATGAAGTGTGTCCTGACAATTAAAGTGCTGCCTTAGTGAGGAGTCTATTATAGTATGCACTCAAAATTATGGAGCTCTTTGTGAACATTTTTGAGCAGTAACAGTATAAATGCACATGGATGAATTGAGAggggaaaatatattttatgggGCCTCATAAGCCTCTGAGGACTAGCGATGCTCTAGGTCTCTCCTTCAGGGAATCTGTGGAAGTGAATGTAGACTAACTGCAGTGGTGGAacaagtattcagatcctttacttaagtaaaagtaccaatacagcaatgtaaaaatactctattacaagtaaaaaatcTTGCAGGAAAAATCCTATTTAagtagcagcaaaatgtagttaaaatattgcagtaaaagtagtggtttggtctctctgactgatatattattatatatgacatcattagattattaatactgaagcatcagtgtgtaagcagcatgttactgttgcagATGCTGAgtgtggagctaattttaactactttatatatagtTAGCTAGTATAGTCCAGTTGTTCCCAgcctaggggtcaggccccttcaaagggtcaccagataaatctgaggggtcgtgagatgattactgggggaagaaagaagaaaaaacaaagctttgatacacaaatctgttttcagtttttggatttttctctctggtgaaatattggatcaccCCATTATTTATCTGAATGCATATTGTAAATATCACATGGTACAGTATAGTAATTTTCTAGTTCCACCCTTTGCATCAAGGGAAATGTGAAAGGCCAACTGCTGAAGAGAGAACTATTAAATAATCTCTCAGGCATTAAACtagttcattcttgatcttaATTCACATGCTTTTCAACGGCatgatataaatgaataaaaagctAATGAGAGCATATCCATGGCACTAATGTTtacacagtctctctcttcttgttaaaaataattacagtctaatttgtacattttaatttatgGTT from Thunnus maccoyii chromosome 19, fThuMac1.1, whole genome shotgun sequence includes these protein-coding regions:
- the LOC121885317 gene encoding guanine nucleotide-binding protein G(q) subunit alpha-like, coding for MCLKCYPGEMTLSSLSACCLSAEAKEARRISDEIERQLRWDKKDLQREYKLLLLGTGESGKSTFIKQMRIIHGRGYSDEDKRGFTQLVYQNIFKAMQAMIQAMNILKIPYKYENNKANASIINEVHVENVTTLTNPYVDAIKSLWSDPGIQECYNRKREYQLSDSAKYYLNDLDRISDTAYLPTQQDVLRVRVPTTGIIEYPFDLENVVFRMVDVGGQRSERRKWIHCFENVTSIMFLVALSEYDQVLVESPTENRMEESMALFQTIITSKWFIQSAVILFLNKIDILEEKIMYSHLVDYFPEYDGPQQDVKAGKEFILNMFVSLNPDKVRLIYYHFTCATDTENIRFVFHAVKDYILQENLMDYNLV